From Seriola aureovittata isolate HTS-2021-v1 ecotype China chromosome 16, ASM2101889v1, whole genome shotgun sequence, one genomic window encodes:
- the cbx3a gene encoding chromobox protein homolog 3a isoform X1 yields the protein MGHAGSRRRHDYSLWRPSCRAADEIKKWPREHNMGKKQNTKGKKDAQETQEEPEEFVVEKVLDQRIVNGKVEFYLKWKGFTDADNTWEPEENLDCPELISAFLEAQKNITEKPAPVKRKASTEEPETEAKKKDVPEKPRGFARNLEPERIIGATDSSGELMFLMKWKDSDEADLVPAREANTRCPQVVISFYEERLTWHSCPEDEAQ from the exons GTTCCCGTAGAAGACACGATTATAGCCTTTGGCGCCCgtcctgcagagctgcagacgAAATAAAGAAGTGGCCGCGTG aGCACAACATGGGCAAGAAGCAGAATACCAAGGGAAAGAAGGATGCACAGGAGACACAGGAAGAACCTGAGGAGTTTGTCGTGGAAAAAGTATTGGACCAGCGTATTGTCAATGGGAAAGTAGAATTCTACTTGAAGTGGAAAGGATTTACAGA TGCCGACAATACCTGGGAGCCAGAGGAGAATCTGGATTGTCCAGAGCTAATTTCAGCATTTTTGGAAGCACAGAAGAACATTACAGAGAAGCCTGCCCCTGTAAAGAGGAAGGCATCAACAGAAGAGCCAGAGACGGAAGCAAAGAAGAAAGATGTG CCTGAAAAACCGCGTGGCTTTGCTAGAAACCTCGAACCAGAACGGATCATTGGCGCAACAGACAGCAGTGGGGAATTGATGTTCTTGATGAAATG GAAAGACTCAGATGAAGCAGATTTGGTCCCAGCCCGTGAGGCGAACACTCGCTGCCCTCAGGTGGTCATTTCCTTCTATGAGGAGAGACTGACATGGCATTCCTGTCCAGAGGATGAAGCTCAGTAG
- the cbx3a gene encoding chromobox protein homolog 3a isoform X2, translating into MGKKQNTKGKKDAQETQEEPEEFVVEKVLDQRIVNGKVEFYLKWKGFTDADNTWEPEENLDCPELISAFLEAQKNITEKPAPVKRKASTEEPETEAKKKDVQPEKPRGFARNLEPERIIGATDSSGELMFLMKWKDSDEADLVPAREANTRCPQVVISFYEERLTWHSCPEDEAQ; encoded by the exons ATGGGCAAGAAGCAGAATACCAAGGGAAAGAAGGATGCACAGGAGACACAGGAAGAACCTGAGGAGTTTGTCGTGGAAAAAGTATTGGACCAGCGTATTGTCAATGGGAAAGTAGAATTCTACTTGAAGTGGAAAGGATTTACAGA TGCCGACAATACCTGGGAGCCAGAGGAGAATCTGGATTGTCCAGAGCTAATTTCAGCATTTTTGGAAGCACAGAAGAACATTACAGAGAAGCCTGCCCCTGTAAAGAGGAAGGCATCAACAGAAGAGCCAGAGACGGAAGCAAAGAAGAAAGATGTG CAGCCTGAAAAACCGCGTGGCTTTGCTAGAAACCTCGAACCAGAACGGATCATTGGCGCAACAGACAGCAGTGGGGAATTGATGTTCTTGATGAAATG GAAAGACTCAGATGAAGCAGATTTGGTCCCAGCCCGTGAGGCGAACACTCGCTGCCCTCAGGTGGTCATTTCCTTCTATGAGGAGAGACTGACATGGCATTCCTGTCCAGAGGATGAAGCTCAGTAG